From Arvicanthis niloticus isolate mArvNil1 chromosome 22, mArvNil1.pat.X, whole genome shotgun sequence, the proteins below share one genomic window:
- the Scamp4 gene encoding secretory carrier-associated membrane protein 4 isoform X2, which yields MPSVCGARVYPTSDSGNPVISSCFRLYVPGHHSPLPQGYLFTIFTAGGPVCLGARSTDTDMAGKENNFPPLPHFLRLKPCFYQDFSDEIPVEHQVLVKRIYRLWMFYCATLGVNLVACLAWWIAGGAGANFGLALLWLVIFTPCSYVCWFRPAYKAFRADSSFNFMTFFFIFGAQFVLTVIQAIGFSGWGACGWLAAIGFFGTSVGAAVVMLMPAIMFSLSAVVMAVTIVKVHRIYRGAGGSLQKAQTEWSAGTWRNPPSREAQFNSFSGNSLPEYPTVPSYSSSGGHWP from the exons ATGCCGTCGGTTTGCGGCGCACGCGTGTACCCTACTTCTGATTCCGGAAACCCCGTGATTTCCAGCTGCTTCCGGTTGTATGTTCCGGGTCATCACAGTCCCCTGCCTCAGGGTTATCTATTCACCATCTTTACAGCAG GTGGCCCCGTCTGCCTGGGTGCCAGGTCAACTGATACAGACATGGCAG GAAAGGAGAACAACTTCCCCCCGCTGCCTCACTTCCTGCGGCTGAAGCCCTGCTTCTACCAAGACTTCTCTGATGAGATCCCCGTGGAGCACCAGGTGCTGGTGAAGAGGATCTACCGGCTCTGGATGT TTTACTGTGCCACTTTGGGTGTAAACCTGGTGGCCTGCCTGGCCTGGTGGATTGCGGGCGGAGCGGGTGCCAATTTTGGCCTGGCCTTGCTCTGGCTGGTTATCTTCACTCCCTGCAGTTACGTGTGCTGGTTCCGGCCTGCGTACAAGGCCTTCAG AGCCGACAGCTCCTTTAATTTCATGACATTCTTCTTCATCTTTGGAGCTCAGTTTGTGCTGACCGTCATTCAGGCCATCGGCTTCTCGGGCTGGGGAGCATG TGGTTGGCTGGCAGCCATTGGATTCTTTGGGACCAGTGTTGGGGCTGCTGTGGTCATGCTGATGCCAGCTATCATGTTCTCTTTGTCCGCTGTTGTGATGGCTGTCACTATTGTGAAG GTGCACAGGATCTACCGTGGGGCTGGCGGAAGCCTCCAGAAGGCACAGACAGAGTGGAGCGCTGGCACCTGGAGGAACCCACCATCGAGGGAGGCCCAGTTTAACAGTTTCTCTGGGAACAGCCTGCCTGAGTACCCTACTGTCCCCAGCTACTCTTCCAGCGGAGGCCACTGGCCTTAG
- the Scamp4 gene encoding secretory carrier-associated membrane protein 4 isoform X1 yields the protein MPSVCGARVYPTSDSGNPVISSCFRLYVPGHHSPLPQGYLFTIFTAGGPVCLGARSTDTDMAGKENNFPPLPHFLRLKPCFYQDFSDEIPVEHQVLVKRIYRLWMFYCATLGVNLVACLAWWIAGGAGANFGLALLWLVIFTPCSYVCWFRPAYKAFRADSSFNFMTFFFIFGAQFVLTVIQAIGFSGWGAWAFCIWRTGPFSVLSPFHSVSIPSLALQWLAGSHWILWDQCWGCCGHADASYHVLFVRCCDGCHYCEGAQDLPWGWRKPPEGTDRVERWHLEEPTIEGGPV from the exons ATGCCGTCGGTTTGCGGCGCACGCGTGTACCCTACTTCTGATTCCGGAAACCCCGTGATTTCCAGCTGCTTCCGGTTGTATGTTCCGGGTCATCACAGTCCCCTGCCTCAGGGTTATCTATTCACCATCTTTACAGCAG GTGGCCCCGTCTGCCTGGGTGCCAGGTCAACTGATACAGACATGGCAG GAAAGGAGAACAACTTCCCCCCGCTGCCTCACTTCCTGCGGCTGAAGCCCTGCTTCTACCAAGACTTCTCTGATGAGATCCCCGTGGAGCACCAGGTGCTGGTGAAGAGGATCTACCGGCTCTGGATGT TTTACTGTGCCACTTTGGGTGTAAACCTGGTGGCCTGCCTGGCCTGGTGGATTGCGGGCGGAGCGGGTGCCAATTTTGGCCTGGCCTTGCTCTGGCTGGTTATCTTCACTCCCTGCAGTTACGTGTGCTGGTTCCGGCCTGCGTACAAGGCCTTCAG AGCCGACAGCTCCTTTAATTTCATGACATTCTTCTTCATCTTTGGAGCTCAGTTTGTGCTGACCGTCATTCAGGCCATCGGCTTCTCGGGCTGGGGAGCATG GGCTTTTTGCATATGGAGGACAGGGCCCTTCAGTGTGCTGAGCCCTTTCCACTCCGTGTCCATCCCCTCTCTCGCTCTGCAGTGGTTGGCTGGCAGCCATTGGATTCTTTGGGACCAGTGTTGGGGCTGCTGTGGTCATGCTGATGCCAGCTATCATGTTCTCTTTGTCCGCTGTTGTGATGGCTGTCACTATTGTGAAG GTGCACAGGATCTACCGTGGGGCTGGCGGAAGCCTCCAGAAGGCACAGACAGAGTGGAGCGCTGGCACCTGGAGGAACCCACCATCGAGGGAGGCCCAGTTTAA
- the Scamp4 gene encoding secretory carrier-associated membrane protein 4 isoform X3: MDILCGPVCLGARSTDTDMAGKENNFPPLPHFLRLKPCFYQDFSDEIPVEHQVLVKRIYRLWMFYCATLGVNLVACLAWWIAGGAGANFGLALLWLVIFTPCSYVCWFRPAYKAFRADSSFNFMTFFFIFGAQFVLTVIQAIGFSGWGAWAFCIWRTGPFSVLSPFHSVSIPSLALQWLAGSHWILWDQCWGCCGHADASYHVLFVRCCDGCHYCEGAQDLPWGWRKPPEGTDRVERWHLEEPTIEGGPV; encoded by the exons ATGGACATCCTGT GTGGCCCCGTCTGCCTGGGTGCCAGGTCAACTGATACAGACATGGCAG GAAAGGAGAACAACTTCCCCCCGCTGCCTCACTTCCTGCGGCTGAAGCCCTGCTTCTACCAAGACTTCTCTGATGAGATCCCCGTGGAGCACCAGGTGCTGGTGAAGAGGATCTACCGGCTCTGGATGT TTTACTGTGCCACTTTGGGTGTAAACCTGGTGGCCTGCCTGGCCTGGTGGATTGCGGGCGGAGCGGGTGCCAATTTTGGCCTGGCCTTGCTCTGGCTGGTTATCTTCACTCCCTGCAGTTACGTGTGCTGGTTCCGGCCTGCGTACAAGGCCTTCAG AGCCGACAGCTCCTTTAATTTCATGACATTCTTCTTCATCTTTGGAGCTCAGTTTGTGCTGACCGTCATTCAGGCCATCGGCTTCTCGGGCTGGGGAGCATG GGCTTTTTGCATATGGAGGACAGGGCCCTTCAGTGTGCTGAGCCCTTTCCACTCCGTGTCCATCCCCTCTCTCGCTCTGCAGTGGTTGGCTGGCAGCCATTGGATTCTTTGGGACCAGTGTTGGGGCTGCTGTGGTCATGCTGATGCCAGCTATCATGTTCTCTTTGTCCGCTGTTGTGATGGCTGTCACTATTGTGAAG GTGCACAGGATCTACCGTGGGGCTGGCGGAAGCCTCCAGAAGGCACAGACAGAGTGGAGCGCTGGCACCTGGAGGAACCCACCATCGAGGGAGGCCCAGTTTAA
- the Scamp4 gene encoding secretory carrier-associated membrane protein 4 isoform X4, which translates to MAGKENNFPPLPHFLRLKPCFYQDFSDEIPVEHQVLVKRIYRLWMFYCATLGVNLVACLAWWIAGGAGANFGLALLWLVIFTPCSYVCWFRPAYKAFRADSSFNFMTFFFIFGAQFVLTVIQAIGFSGWGAWAFCIWRTGPFSVLSPFHSVSIPSLALQWLAGSHWILWDQCWGCCGHADASYHVLFVRCCDGCHYCEGAQDLPWGWRKPPEGTDRVERWHLEEPTIEGGPV; encoded by the exons ATGGCAG GAAAGGAGAACAACTTCCCCCCGCTGCCTCACTTCCTGCGGCTGAAGCCCTGCTTCTACCAAGACTTCTCTGATGAGATCCCCGTGGAGCACCAGGTGCTGGTGAAGAGGATCTACCGGCTCTGGATGT TTTACTGTGCCACTTTGGGTGTAAACCTGGTGGCCTGCCTGGCCTGGTGGATTGCGGGCGGAGCGGGTGCCAATTTTGGCCTGGCCTTGCTCTGGCTGGTTATCTTCACTCCCTGCAGTTACGTGTGCTGGTTCCGGCCTGCGTACAAGGCCTTCAG AGCCGACAGCTCCTTTAATTTCATGACATTCTTCTTCATCTTTGGAGCTCAGTTTGTGCTGACCGTCATTCAGGCCATCGGCTTCTCGGGCTGGGGAGCATG GGCTTTTTGCATATGGAGGACAGGGCCCTTCAGTGTGCTGAGCCCTTTCCACTCCGTGTCCATCCCCTCTCTCGCTCTGCAGTGGTTGGCTGGCAGCCATTGGATTCTTTGGGACCAGTGTTGGGGCTGCTGTGGTCATGCTGATGCCAGCTATCATGTTCTCTTTGTCCGCTGTTGTGATGGCTGTCACTATTGTGAAG GTGCACAGGATCTACCGTGGGGCTGGCGGAAGCCTCCAGAAGGCACAGACAGAGTGGAGCGCTGGCACCTGGAGGAACCCACCATCGAGGGAGGCCCAGTTTAA
- the Adat3 gene encoding putative inactive tRNA-specific adenosine deaminase-like protein 3 has translation MEPTSGFAEQPGPEKAESEEQEPAQWQALPVLSEQQSGAVELVLAYAAPVLDKRQTSRLLREVSAVYPLPAQPHLKRVRPSRSAGGAHSSDLLLCLAGPSAGPRSLAELLPRQAVDPRGLGTPFLVPVPARPPLTRSQFEEARAHWPTSFHEDKQVTSALAGQLFSVQARATMQTHMERAVRAAQRAAAQGLRAVGAVVVDPASEHVLATGHDCSSVASPLLHAVMVCIDLVAQGQGRGSCDLRRHPACSFTQATATQGARAGSVRKLDEDGLPYVCTGYDLYVTREPCVMCAMALVHARIQRVFYGAPSPDGALGSRFRVHARPDLNHRFQVFRGILEDQCRQLDPDP, from the coding sequence ATGGAGCCCACCTCAGGCTTTGCAGAGCAACCTGGGCCTGAGAAGGCTGAAAGTGAGGAGCAAGAGCCGGCGCAATGGCAAGCCCTCCCTGTCCTGTCGGAGCAGCAGTCGGGGGCCGTGGAGCTGGTACTGGCCTATGCTGCACCTGTCCTGGACAAGCGCCAGACGTCCCGCCTCCTCCGGGAGGTGTCTGCTGTCTATCCACTTCCGGCCCAGCCCCACCTCAAGCGGGTGCGCCCCAGCCGTAGTGCAGGCGGTGCGCACTCATCGGATCTGCTGTTGTGCTTGGCAGGGCCCTCTGCCGGCCCGCGCTCGCTGGCCGAGCTCCTCCCCAGGCAGGCCGTGGACCCGCGTGGCCTGGGCACACCTTTTCTGGTGCCTGTGCCCGCCCGGCCGCCTCTCACCCGGAGCCAGTTTGAGGAGGCGCGGGCCCACTGGCCCACATCGTTCCATGAAGACAAGCAGGTGACCAGCGCGCTGGCCGGGCAACTCTTCTCTGTGCAGGCGCGAGCCACCATGCAGACCCACATGGAACGGGCAGTACGTGCGGCCCAAAGGGCAGCGGCGCAGGGGCTGCGGGCAGTGGGCGCTGTCGTAGTGGACCCAGCCTCGGAGCACGTGTTGGCCACAGGCCACGACTGCAGCAGCGTAGCCAGCCCCCTGCTGCATGCTGTCATGGTGTGCATCGACCTGGTGGCCCAGGGACAGGGCCGTGGCTCCTGTGATCTCAGACGCCACCCGGCTTGCTCCTTCACGCAGGCCACTGCCACTCAGGGCGCCCGCGCCGGTAGCGTGCGCAAGCTGGACGAGGACGGCCTGCCCTATGTGTGCACCGGCTATGACCTGTATGTCACCCGAGAGCCTTGTGTCATGTGCGCCATGGCCCTCGTCCACGCCCGTATCCAACGCGTCTTCTATGGGGCACCTTCACCGGATGGCGCCTTGGGCTCGCGCTTCCGTGTCCATGCTCGGCCAGACCTCAACCACCGCTTCCAGGTGTTCCGCGGCATCCTCGAGGACCAGTGCCGCCAGCTGGACCCCGACCCATAG
- the Abhd17a gene encoding alpha/beta hydrolase domain-containing protein 17A, whose protein sequence is MNGLSVSELCCLFCCPPCPGRIAAKLAFLPPEPTYSLVPEPEPGPGGAGAAPSGPLRTSAATPGRWKIHLTERADFQYGQRELDTIEVFVTKSARANRIACMYVRCVPGARYTVLFSHGNAVDLGQMCSFYVGLGTRIGCNIFSYDYSGYGISSGRPSEKNLYADIDAAWQALRTRYGISPDSIILYGQSIGTVPTVDLASRYECAAVVLHSPLTSGMRVAFPDTKKTYCFDAFPNIEKVSKITSPVLIIHGTEDEVIDFSHGLALYERCPKAVEPLWVEGAGHNDIELYSQYLERLRRFISQELPSQRT, encoded by the exons ATGAACGGCCTGTCGGTGAGCGAGCTCTGCTGCCTGTTCTGCTGCCCACCCTGCCCGGGCCGCATCGCCGCCAAACTCGCCTTCCTGCCTCCCGAGCCCACCTACTCTCTGGTACCTGAACCCGAGCCGGGACCCGGTGGGGCCGGCGCTGCCCCCTCGGGTCCCTTGCGGACCTCAGCGGCCACCCCTGGGCGCTGGAAGATCCACCTGACGGAGCGCGCTGACTTCCAGTACGGCCAGCGCGAGCTGGACACCATCGAGGTCTTCGTGACCAAGAGCGCGCGCGCCAACCGCatcgcctgcatgtatgtgcgcTGTGTACCGGGTGCCAG GTACACAGTCCTCTTCTCGCATGGCAATGCAGTGGACTTGGGCCAGATGTGCAGCTTCTATGTCGGCCTGGGCACACGCATCGGCTGCAACATCTTCTCCTATGACTACTCTGGATATGGGATCAGCTCTGGCCGGCCCTCGGAGAAGAACCTCTATGCTGACATTGACGCCGCCTGGCAGGCCCTGCGCACCAG GTACGGAATCAGCCCAGACAGTATCATCCTGTATGGCCAGAGCATTGGCACTGTGCCCACAGTGGATCTGGCGTCACGCTACGAGTGTGCTGCTGTGGTCCTGCACTCGCCTCTCACCTCCGGCATGCGGGTGGCCTTCCCTGACACCAAGAAGACGTACTGCTTCGATGCTTTCCCTAA CATCGAGAAGGTGTCGAAGATCACATCACCGGTGCTCATCATCCACGGCACAGAGGACGAGGTGATCGACTTCTCACACGGGCTGGCACTGTATGAGCGCTGCCCAAAGGCCGTGGAGCCGCTGTGGGTGGAGGGCGCTGGGCACAATGACATCGAGCTGTACAGTCAATACCTGGAGCGCCTACGCCGCTTCATCTCCCAGGAGCTGCCCAGCCAACGCACTTAG